The proteins below are encoded in one region of Caulobacter henricii:
- a CDS encoding Re/Si-specific NAD(P)(+) transhydrogenase subunit alpha, producing MPMAVIAVTKETRGGETRVAATPETVKKLTAAGFSVVVEAGAGIAAAYPDADYEAAGAKLAKTAKAAITGADVLFKVRAPEAGEIAALKSGAIVAAALNPHQDKDTLAALAKAGVSAIAMEFIPRITRAQVMDMLSSQANLAGYRAVIEGAEAYGKALPMMMTAAGTVAAAKVFIMGVGVAGLQAIATARRLGAVVTATDVRPATKEQVESLGAKFLAVEDEEFKNAQTAGGYAKEMSAEYQAKQAALVSSHIAKQDIVITTALIPGRPAPKLVSAEQVASMRAGSVLVDLAIEQGGNVVGAKLNETVVTANGAKILGAANLPGRIATDASALYARNLFALSGLFLNKEGAFAPNFEDEILKAALVTQGGEIVHPSLKTA from the coding sequence ATGCCGATGGCCGTCATCGCCGTGACGAAAGAAACCCGCGGGGGTGAAACCCGGGTCGCCGCCACGCCGGAAACGGTGAAGAAATTGACCGCCGCCGGTTTCTCGGTGGTGGTCGAGGCTGGGGCGGGAATCGCTGCAGCCTATCCCGATGCGGACTATGAAGCCGCCGGAGCCAAGCTGGCCAAGACGGCCAAGGCCGCCATCACCGGCGCGGACGTGCTGTTCAAGGTGCGCGCCCCGGAAGCCGGCGAGATCGCGGCCCTCAAGAGCGGTGCCATCGTCGCCGCCGCCCTCAATCCCCACCAGGACAAGGATACGCTCGCCGCCCTGGCCAAGGCCGGTGTCAGCGCGATCGCCATGGAGTTCATCCCGCGCATCACGCGGGCCCAGGTGATGGACATGCTGTCTTCCCAGGCCAACCTCGCCGGCTACCGCGCCGTGATTGAAGGGGCCGAGGCCTATGGCAAGGCCCTGCCGATGATGATGACCGCCGCCGGTACCGTTGCCGCCGCCAAGGTGTTCATCATGGGCGTCGGGGTCGCCGGTCTGCAGGCCATCGCCACGGCCCGTCGCCTGGGCGCGGTGGTCACCGCCACCGATGTGCGGCCCGCCACCAAGGAACAGGTCGAGTCGCTCGGGGCCAAGTTCCTGGCCGTCGAGGACGAGGAATTCAAGAACGCCCAGACCGCCGGCGGCTATGCCAAGGAAATGTCGGCTGAATACCAGGCCAAGCAGGCGGCCCTGGTCTCCAGCCACATCGCCAAGCAGGACATCGTGATCACCACGGCTCTGATCCCCGGCCGGCCCGCGCCCAAGCTGGTCAGTGCCGAGCAGGTCGCCTCGATGCGCGCCGGGTCGGTGCTGGTCGACCTGGCCATCGAGCAGGGCGGCAATGTCGTCGGTGCCAAGCTGAACGAGACGGTCGTGACCGCCAATGGCGCCAAGATCCTTGGTGCCGCCAATCTGCCCGGCCGCATCGCGACCGACGCCAGCGCACTCTATGCCCGTAACCTCTTTGCCCTGTCGGGTCTGTTCCTCAACAAGGAAGGGGCTTTCGCGCCCAATTTCGAGGACGAGATCCTGAAGGCCGCCCTGGTGACCCAGGGGGGCGAGATCGTCCATCCGTCGCTGAAGACCGCCTAA
- a CDS encoding aa3-type cytochrome c oxidase subunit IV, protein MAGDYHRGEMDIQEQAATYAAFGDMTKWGSLAIAVLLLTITIWFCTPAGFLAGAISGFVLTVLGIVFLREKPKSGH, encoded by the coding sequence ATGGCCGGCGACTATCACCGCGGTGAAATGGACATTCAGGAACAGGCCGCCACCTATGCGGCCTTTGGCGACATGACCAAGTGGGGTTCGCTGGCGATCGCCGTGCTGCTGCTGACGATCACCATCTGGTTCTGCACCCCGGCCGGCTTCCTGGCGGGCGCGATCTCCGGGTTCGTCCTTACCGTGCTGGGTATCGTGTTTCTGCGCGAGAAGCCTAAGTCGGGTCACTGA
- a CDS encoding glycosyltransferase family 9 protein, whose product MTESLVPPAGMVMVYMPDRGVGDLMWHLPTLRAIASRAIEGRVLLAARPSSRAKELLAAEPCVELIDYVEYRAGTFRHLVEIVDFFRLCRLRRPRAVWILEKIDRPAIGAALAGVRERRGFGLGHSQEGWLTHGPFLPRTLRPAHRIAKLAAFEDLHGLKVASREPALAPVPAALDLIQDRFGDRPKPWIVYGVGASEPRRCWPLDRFTALSGALSDLGGTHFWLGGPSDSPAVDAELARAERSCINVNACDLKLDAGAALLSRADLFIGNDSGPLNLAASVGLTAIGLFGDSPPLDYSRFLRPLIGPPGGMSALSVESVAGIARLSL is encoded by the coding sequence ATGACCGAAAGCCTGGTGCCGCCCGCCGGGATGGTCATGGTCTACATGCCCGATCGCGGCGTGGGGGACCTGATGTGGCACCTGCCGACCCTTCGGGCCATCGCCAGCCGGGCTATCGAGGGCCGGGTGCTGCTGGCCGCACGCCCCTCGAGCCGGGCCAAGGAATTGCTGGCGGCAGAGCCCTGTGTCGAACTGATCGACTATGTGGAATACCGCGCCGGCACCTTTCGCCACCTGGTCGAGATCGTCGATTTCTTTCGGCTGTGCCGCCTGCGTCGCCCCCGGGCGGTATGGATCCTGGAAAAGATCGACCGCCCGGCCATCGGCGCGGCCCTGGCCGGGGTCCGTGAGCGACGCGGCTTCGGCCTGGGACACAGTCAGGAAGGCTGGCTGACCCATGGACCGTTCCTGCCGCGGACCCTGCGTCCGGCGCATCGGATCGCCAAGCTGGCCGCCTTTGAAGATCTCCACGGTCTGAAGGTTGCCAGCCGTGAGCCGGCCCTGGCACCGGTTCCGGCCGCCCTGGACCTCATCCAGGACCGCTTCGGCGACCGGCCCAAGCCCTGGATCGTCTATGGCGTCGGGGCCAGCGAACCCCGTCGCTGCTGGCCGCTCGACCGGTTTACCGCCCTGAGCGGGGCCTTGTCCGATCTCGGCGGCACCCATTTCTGGCTGGGGGGTCCGAGCGACAGTCCTGCCGTCGACGCCGAGCTCGCCCGTGCCGAACGCAGCTGCATCAACGTCAATGCCTGCGATCTGAAGCTGGATGCCGGGGCAGCCCTGCTGTCCAGGGCCGACCTGTTCATCGGCAACGACTCGGGTCCCCTGAATCTCGCGGCCTCGGTCGGCCTGACCGCCATCGGGCTGTTTGGCGACAGTCCGCCGCTCGACTATTCACGCTTTCTGCGGCCCCTGATCGGGCCTCCCGGGGGCATGTCGGCCCTCTCGGTCGAGAGCGTCGCCGGAATCGCCCGCTTGAGCCTTTAG
- a CDS encoding alpha/beta fold hydrolase, giving the protein MADDQQQLARVPPPMPAPLEAFAGAVPPAPLWFEQALAVEPERTTLMVDGAGIEMLTWGEVGKPGLLFLHGNGAHADWWSFIAPFFARDWRVAAISWAGMGSSDWRDSYSAESFAAEAFAAVEAAQLEAGGVKPIFVGHSFGGFPTLYCSVAHADRLRGIIMVDSSIQPPEKRWKGPPNRPGFGNKVYATLVEALGRFRLAPPQACENLYIADYIARRSLKEVEGGWTWKFDPAIWQRFRMPDLGLLLPQIACPAALMWGERSNLMHAETLDYMIDQMPKDVLLVPIPDADHHVMIDQPLAFVAGLRGLLANWQ; this is encoded by the coding sequence ATGGCCGATGATCAGCAGCAGCTGGCCCGCGTGCCGCCGCCGATGCCGGCCCCGCTCGAGGCCTTCGCCGGCGCTGTGCCCCCGGCCCCGCTTTGGTTCGAGCAGGCCCTGGCCGTTGAGCCCGAGCGCACGACCCTGATGGTGGACGGTGCCGGGATTGAAATGCTGACCTGGGGCGAGGTCGGCAAGCCGGGCCTGCTGTTCCTGCACGGCAATGGGGCCCATGCCGACTGGTGGAGCTTCATCGCACCGTTCTTCGCCAGGGACTGGCGGGTCGCCGCGATTTCCTGGGCGGGCATGGGCAGTTCCGACTGGCGGGACTCCTATTCGGCCGAATCCTTCGCCGCCGAAGCCTTTGCTGCCGTCGAGGCCGCGCAGCTGGAGGCGGGCGGGGTCAAGCCGATCTTCGTCGGCCATTCGTTTGGCGGCTTTCCCACCCTGTATTGCAGTGTGGCCCACGCGGACCGGCTGCGGGGCATCATCATGGTCGACAGCAGCATCCAGCCGCCGGAAAAGCGCTGGAAAGGCCCGCCCAATCGTCCCGGCTTCGGCAACAAGGTCTATGCGACCCTGGTCGAGGCCCTCGGCCGGTTCCGACTCGCCCCGCCCCAGGCCTGCGAAAACCTGTACATCGCTGATTACATCGCCCGCCGCTCGCTGAAGGAAGTCGAGGGCGGCTGGACCTGGAAGTTCGATCCCGCCATCTGGCAGCGGTTCCGGATGCCGGATCTGGGGCTCCTGTTGCCGCAGATTGCCTGTCCGGCCGCCTTGATGTGGGGCGAGCGGTCCAATCTTATGCACGCCGAGACTCTGGACTATATGATCGACCAGATGCCCAAGGATGTCCTGCTCGTGCCGATTCCCGATGCTGACCATCATGTGATGATCGATCAGCCCCTGGCCTTCGTGGCCGGGCTGCGCGGCCTGCTCGCCAACTGGCAATGA
- a CDS encoding PaaI family thioesterase produces MSDDLTDAQTAAIPDGYSQLNWSRGFGRQIGPLFEQRSGPGEACLGFRVEEHHTNGLGNCHGGMLMSFADMAWGRIISLQKSYSWVTVRLMCDFLSGAKLGDWVEGQGELIGEEDMVFTVRGRIWSGDRTLITGTGVFKGLSPRKPRPGELAFKGEG; encoded by the coding sequence ATGTCCGATGATCTTACAGACGCCCAGACCGCCGCCATTCCGGACGGTTACAGCCAGCTCAACTGGTCGCGCGGCTTTGGCCGCCAGATCGGTCCCCTGTTCGAACAGCGCTCGGGGCCCGGTGAGGCCTGCCTGGGTTTCCGGGTCGAGGAGCACCACACCAACGGCCTGGGCAACTGCCACGGCGGCATGTTGATGAGCTTTGCCGACATGGCCTGGGGGCGGATCATCTCGCTGCAGAAGTCCTATAGCTGGGTCACGGTCCGGCTGATGTGCGACTTCCTGTCGGGGGCCAAGCTGGGCGACTGGGTGGAAGGGCAGGGCGAACTGATCGGCGAGGAAGACATGGTCTTCACCGTGCGCGGCCGGATCTGGTCGGGCGATCGCACCCTGATCACCGGCACCGGCGTCTTCAAGGGCCTCAGCCCTCGCAAGCCGCGCCCCGGTGAACTGGCCTTCAAGGGCGAGGGCTGA
- a CDS encoding RNA polymerase sigma factor, producing MGAEHPRDEAFADWLEPHLAALRRISRAFAQPADQHDLLQELMVAVWRAWPRFEDRSSAATFVYRVAHNTALTWKRGETRRRRRRDAIEAELSLRPDTGDPAEAALLERLYLGIRTLPPLDRSLILLSLDGVAYGEIARLHGLSETNVGARLTRIRARLSTLLKDDGDGV from the coding sequence ATGGGCGCTGAACATCCAAGGGACGAGGCGTTCGCCGACTGGCTGGAGCCGCATCTGGCGGCCCTGCGCCGGATCAGCCGCGCCTTCGCCCAACCCGCCGATCAGCACGATCTGCTGCAGGAGCTGATGGTAGCGGTCTGGCGCGCCTGGCCGCGCTTTGAGGACCGCAGCTCTGCCGCTACCTTTGTCTATCGGGTCGCGCACAATACGGCCCTGACCTGGAAACGGGGCGAGACGCGGCGGAGGCGGCGTCGAGACGCGATCGAAGCCGAGCTGAGTCTCCGTCCGGACACCGGCGACCCGGCCGAGGCGGCGCTGCTGGAGCGGCTCTATCTCGGGATCCGCACCCTGCCGCCGCTCGACCGATCGCTCATCCTGCTGTCGCTGGACGGCGTCGCCTATGGCGAGATCGCCCGGCTGCACGGCCTTTCGGAAACCAATGTCGGCGCGCGCCTGACCCGCATTCGCGCCCGCCTTTCAACCCTCTTGAAGGACGACGGCGATGGAGTTTGA
- a CDS encoding ABC1 kinase family protein: MADDIKDPERDRLSGRLTRFAKVGAGLSGAAVSYGANSLFGGDSADARNAKALKAALGGLKGPLMKAAQMFATVPDLLPPEFAAELAELQTNAPAMGWPFVRRRMAAELGPDWQGKFQSFEHEACAAASLGQVHRAVAPDGRAIAVKLQYPDMQSAVESDLGQLRSLFALFKRLDGSIDPTQMIVEIGDRLREELDYGREARLMALYGGFFAGRADIRVPEPLPSLSTGRLLSMTWMEGQGLLAFKDAPQETRDRIAALLFEAWWSPMTKLGIIHGDPHLGNYTFGGEDAQHLNLLDFGCIRIFPPRFVAGVVRLYRALSNDDRAEQFEAYRSWGFANLNDDLVETLNVWARFIYGPLLDDRVRSVADDVPPGEYGRREAFRVRQALKEKGPITIPREFVFMDRAAIGLGAAFLHLGARHNWKALFEASLEGFSEEGLARRQAAVLAAAGIDQVP, encoded by the coding sequence ATGGCTGACGACATCAAAGACCCCGAACGCGACCGGCTTTCCGGTCGACTGACCCGCTTTGCCAAGGTCGGGGCAGGCCTGTCGGGCGCGGCGGTCAGCTATGGGGCCAACAGCTTGTTCGGCGGCGACAGCGCCGACGCCCGCAATGCCAAGGCTCTGAAGGCGGCGCTCGGCGGGCTGAAGGGGCCGCTGATGAAGGCGGCGCAGATGTTCGCCACCGTCCCGGACCTGCTGCCGCCCGAATTTGCCGCCGAACTGGCGGAATTGCAGACCAATGCTCCGGCCATGGGCTGGCCTTTCGTCCGTCGGCGGATGGCTGCCGAGCTGGGCCCCGACTGGCAGGGGAAGTTCCAGAGTTTTGAGCACGAGGCCTGCGCCGCCGCCTCGCTGGGCCAGGTGCACCGCGCCGTCGCCCCCGACGGCCGGGCCATCGCCGTGAAGCTGCAATATCCGGACATGCAGAGCGCGGTCGAAAGCGATCTCGGCCAGCTGCGCTCGCTGTTTGCCCTGTTCAAGCGCCTGGACGGCTCGATCGACCCCACCCAGATGATCGTCGAGATCGGCGACCGCCTGCGCGAGGAGCTCGACTATGGCCGTGAAGCCAGGCTGATGGCGCTCTATGGCGGCTTCTTTGCCGGGCGCGCGGACATCCGGGTTCCCGAACCCCTGCCGTCGCTGTCGACCGGCCGCCTGCTCAGCATGACCTGGATGGAGGGGCAGGGGCTGCTGGCCTTCAAGGACGCGCCCCAGGAGACCCGCGACCGCATCGCCGCCCTGCTGTTCGAAGCCTGGTGGAGCCCGATGACCAAGCTCGGGATCATTCATGGTGACCCGCACCTGGGCAACTACACCTTCGGCGGTGAAGACGCCCAGCATCTGAACCTGCTGGACTTCGGCTGTATCCGCATCTTCCCGCCGCGCTTTGTGGCCGGGGTGGTCCGGCTCTATCGGGCTCTATCCAATGATGATCGCGCCGAACAGTTTGAGGCCTATCGCAGCTGGGGCTTTGCCAATCTCAATGATGACCTGGTCGAGACCCTGAACGTTTGGGCCCGCTTCATCTATGGGCCGTTGCTGGACGACCGCGTGCGCAGTGTCGCCGACGATGTGCCGCCCGGCGAATATGGCCGCCGCGAAGCCTTCAGGGTGCGGCAGGCCCTCAAGGAAAAGGGGCCGATTACCATTCCCCGCGAGTTCGTGTTCATGGACCGTGCCGCCATCGGCCTGGGCGCGGCCTTCCTGCACCTTGGGGCCCGCCACAACTGGAAGGCGCTGTTCGAAGCGTCTCTCGAGGGCTTTTCGGAAGAAGGCCTGGCCCGCCGCCAGGCCGCGGTGCTGGCGGCGGCGGGGATCGATCAGGTGCCGTAG
- a CDS encoding M3 family oligoendopeptidase, which yields MNAPFKTDALPEWNLADLYAGRDDPRIEVDLAAAKAANDELASLEGLFLQARAEPERLGQLIDRGIRLYEQATNGLWSVGAYAGLAASVARDDAAWAKFEGDLRARSAGIAADSLFFSLELNQLEDPEIEAALAGFPAARRWTPWLRRVRLSRPHELPAELERFIVDRSPAAANWVRLYDETLSKLRAEVGEESLTLPQVLNRLSDPDAGRRKAAADGLATALETAGSTQALALNTLAFEKQVEDRWRRYADPAQSRHLANEVDADAVDALEAAVVEAYPRLSHRYYALKARLMGLEALDYWDRNAPLDAAAPRAYAWAEAQDLVLDSFQTLAPKFADAARTFFTQPWIDARPRPGKQSGAYAHPVTADRHPFVFMNYMGERRDVLTLAHELGHAVHQTLCAPLGTLLADTPLTLAETASIFGEGLVFDRLLAEATPDDRRKLLAGRIEDGLNTVVRQIAFHRFERRFHEARQEGELSPDQIGGLWLEVMGESLGPAVRLNPGYEHYWAYVSHFCHAPFYVYAYAFGDLLVRGLMEKRREDPQGFAPLYEDLLAAGGTRTYVEALKPFGLNPRDKAFWAAGCAQLERLVDEFEQLV from the coding sequence ATGAACGCCCCCTTCAAGACCGACGCCCTTCCCGAATGGAACCTCGCTGATCTCTATGCCGGTCGGGACGATCCGCGCATCGAGGTCGATCTGGCCGCCGCCAAGGCCGCCAATGACGAACTGGCCTCGCTTGAGGGTCTCTTCCTGCAGGCGCGGGCCGAGCCCGAGCGGCTGGGCCAGCTGATCGATCGCGGGATCAGGCTTTACGAGCAGGCCACCAATGGCCTGTGGAGCGTCGGGGCCTATGCCGGTCTGGCGGCGTCTGTGGCCCGGGACGATGCCGCCTGGGCCAAGTTCGAGGGTGATCTGCGGGCCCGCTCGGCCGGCATCGCGGCGGACAGCCTGTTCTTCAGCCTGGAACTGAACCAGCTGGAGGACCCGGAAATCGAGGCCGCCCTGGCCGGCTTTCCCGCTGCCCGGCGCTGGACGCCGTGGCTGCGCCGCGTGCGCCTGTCGCGACCGCACGAGCTGCCGGCCGAGCTGGAACGCTTCATCGTCGACCGCAGCCCGGCCGCCGCCAACTGGGTGCGCCTCTATGACGAGACACTGTCGAAGCTGAGGGCCGAGGTCGGCGAAGAGTCCCTGACCCTGCCCCAGGTGCTCAACCGCCTGTCGGACCCCGATGCCGGACGCCGCAAGGCGGCCGCCGACGGCCTGGCGACCGCCCTCGAGACGGCGGGCTCCACCCAGGCCCTGGCACTCAACACCCTGGCCTTCGAGAAGCAGGTTGAAGACCGCTGGCGGCGCTATGCCGATCCGGCCCAGTCGCGCCATCTGGCCAATGAGGTCGATGCCGACGCCGTCGACGCCCTGGAGGCGGCGGTGGTCGAGGCCTATCCACGTCTGTCGCATCGCTACTATGCACTGAAGGCCCGCCTGATGGGCCTCGAGGCCCTGGACTACTGGGACCGCAACGCCCCGCTCGACGCGGCCGCCCCCCGCGCCTACGCCTGGGCCGAGGCCCAGGATCTGGTGCTGGACAGCTTCCAGACCCTGGCCCCGAAATTCGCCGACGCCGCCCGGACCTTCTTCACCCAGCCGTGGATCGACGCCCGGCCCCGCCCCGGCAAGCAGTCGGGGGCCTATGCCCATCCGGTTACCGCCGACCGCCATCCCTTTGTGTTCATGAACTATATGGGCGAGCGGCGGGATGTCCTGACCCTGGCCCATGAGCTGGGCCATGCCGTGCACCAGACCCTGTGCGCGCCGCTGGGGACCCTGTTGGCCGACACGCCCCTGACCCTGGCCGAGACCGCCTCGATCTTTGGCGAAGGCCTGGTGTTCGACCGGCTGCTGGCCGAGGCGACGCCTGATGATCGCCGCAAGCTGCTGGCCGGCCGGATCGAAGACGGTCTCAATACCGTGGTCCGCCAGATCGCCTTCCACCGCTTCGAGCGCCGCTTCCATGAGGCCCGCCAGGAGGGTGAGCTGTCACCCGACCAGATCGGCGGCCTGTGGCTGGAAGTGATGGGCGAGAGCCTCGGCCCGGCCGTGCGACTGAATCCGGGCTACGAGCACTACTGGGCCTATGTCAGCCACTTCTGCCATGCGCCTTTCTATGTCTATGCCTATGCCTTCGGCGACCTGCTGGTGCGCGGCCTGATGGAGAAGCGCCGCGAGGATCCGCAAGGCTTCGCGCCGCTGTACGAAGACCTGCTCGCTGCCGGCGGGACACGGACCTATGTCGAGGCGCTGAAACCCTTCGGTCTGAACCCGCGCGACAAGGCCTTCTGGGCGGCGGGCTGTGCGCAGCTGGAACGGCTGGTCGACGAGTTTGAACAGCTCGTCTGA
- a CDS encoding hemolysin family protein produces the protein MILLALAVVFFLVLLNGVFSMSELAVVSARRARLQTFADRGDKGARLALAMAEHPTRFLSAVQVGITLIGILAGAYGQATIAGALDLWLEPMPVIGPHSEAIATIVVVIGLTYVSVILGELVPKRLALQFPDAIARRMAPFLAVVALVLRPFVTILTVSTAAILKLMGVRDERTNDMTAEEVETVLAEGADAGLIEPEERSMIQEVLRLGDRPVRVAMTPRRDLFWISLADTSEQILTEIRGCPYSRIVVATDDDLDGEIGVLLKKDLLDACLSGAPIDVAAHVQQPIAIPETMSLLRAMALFKQTPLHMALVVDEFGSVQGVITPIDLLEMIAGDFPETHDETETRMLRREDGSWLVDARLDIQDLNDALGEAFEAEGGYHTVAGLILDRLGRIPREGEIVELGGFDVEIVDMDGSRIDKVILKPCLHRGEAD, from the coding sequence ATGATCCTCCTCGCGCTCGCCGTCGTCTTCTTCCTCGTTCTTTTGAACGGGGTTTTCTCCATGTCTGAACTGGCGGTGGTCTCCGCCCGCCGGGCCCGGCTCCAGACCTTTGCCGATCGCGGCGACAAGGGGGCCAGGCTGGCCCTGGCCATGGCCGAGCATCCGACCCGGTTCCTGTCGGCCGTGCAGGTCGGCATTACCCTGATCGGCATCCTGGCCGGTGCCTATGGCCAGGCCACCATCGCCGGTGCCCTCGACCTGTGGCTCGAGCCCATGCCGGTGATCGGCCCCCATTCCGAGGCCATTGCCACCATCGTGGTCGTCATCGGCCTGACCTATGTCTCGGTGATTCTCGGCGAACTGGTGCCCAAGCGCCTGGCCCTGCAGTTCCCTGACGCCATCGCCCGGCGCATGGCCCCGTTCCTGGCCGTGGTCGCCCTGGTCCTGCGCCCCTTCGTGACCATCCTGACCGTCTCGACCGCCGCCATCCTCAAGCTGATGGGTGTGCGCGACGAGCGGACCAATGACATGACGGCCGAAGAGGTCGAGACGGTCCTGGCCGAGGGGGCCGATGCCGGCCTGATCGAGCCGGAAGAGCGCTCGATGATCCAGGAAGTCCTGCGGCTGGGCGACCGCCCGGTGCGCGTGGCCATGACGCCGCGCCGCGACCTGTTCTGGATCTCCCTGGCCGATACCTCCGAGCAGATCCTGACCGAAATCCGCGGCTGTCCCTATTCACGCATCGTCGTGGCCACCGACGATGATCTCGACGGCGAGATCGGCGTGCTGCTGAAGAAGGACCTGCTGGATGCCTGTCTGTCGGGAGCCCCGATCGACGTCGCCGCCCATGTGCAGCAGCCGATCGCCATCCCCGAGACCATGTCCCTGCTGCGGGCCATGGCCCTGTTCAAGCAGACCCCGCTGCACATGGCCCTGGTGGTCGATGAGTTCGGGTCAGTCCAGGGCGTCATCACCCCGATCGACCTGCTGGAAATGATCGCCGGCGACTTCCCCGAGACCCATGACGAGACCGAGACCCGCATGCTGCGCCGCGAGGACGGCTCATGGCTGGTCGATGCCCGCCTCGACATCCAGGATCTCAACGATGCCCTGGGCGAGGCCTTCGAGGCCGAGGGCGGCTACCACACCGTGGCCGGCCTGATCCTCGACCGCCTCGGCCGCATCCCCCGTGAAGGTGAGATCGTCGAGCTGGGCGGCTTCGACGTCGAGATCGTCGACATGGACGGCTCGCGGATCGACAAGGTGATCCTGAAGCCGTGCCTGCATCGAGGCGAGGCGGACTAG
- a CDS encoding substrate-binding domain-containing protein produces MKKLLSCAAAAVALSGLAAVPAHAARDYVWAGGSSTVFPFATRVAENYAKKTGKKAPKVESLGTGGGIKLFCGGNGEGFPDIATASRPMKKSEFDACAGKGVKDIIQIKIGFDGIVVATDKDGADYNFKTEHLYLGLSAQVLKGGQFVKNTSNSWDDVGPGLPGNRIQVYGPPPTSGTRDAFVELAIEAGARKFPTVDELRSNNEKLFKAKVDPLRADGWIDAGENDNAIVGTLTKTPGALGVFGWSFLEENMDKVKGASINGVKPSPQTISDGSYPLARSLYIYVKKANLGVTPGLNEFVTEFTSDAATGRGGYLQGRGLIPLPPGQHENNKNVVKNKTTMARPAS; encoded by the coding sequence ATGAAGAAGCTTCTTTCCTGCGCGGCCGCCGCCGTCGCCCTGTCGGGCCTCGCCGCCGTCCCCGCCCACGCCGCCCGCGACTATGTCTGGGCCGGCGGTTCCTCGACCGTTTTCCCGTTCGCGACCCGCGTCGCTGAAAACTACGCCAAGAAGACCGGCAAGAAGGCCCCGAAGGTCGAATCGCTGGGCACCGGCGGCGGCATCAAGCTGTTTTGCGGTGGTAACGGCGAAGGCTTCCCGGACATCGCCACGGCCTCGCGTCCGATGAAGAAGTCCGAGTTTGATGCCTGCGCCGGCAAGGGCGTGAAGGACATCATCCAGATCAAGATCGGCTTTGACGGCATCGTGGTCGCCACCGACAAGGACGGCGCTGACTACAACTTCAAGACCGAGCACCTGTATCTGGGCCTCTCCGCCCAGGTCCTGAAGGGCGGCCAGTTCGTGAAGAACACCAGCAACAGCTGGGATGACGTCGGTCCGGGCCTGCCGGGCAACCGCATTCAGGTCTATGGTCCGCCCCCGACCTCGGGCACGCGCGACGCTTTCGTCGAGCTGGCCATCGAAGCCGGTGCCCGCAAGTTCCCGACCGTCGACGAACTGCGCTCGAACAACGAAAAGCTGTTCAAGGCCAAGGTTGACCCGCTGCGCGCTGACGGCTGGATCGATGCCGGCGAAAACGACAACGCCATCGTCGGCACCCTGACCAAGACCCCGGGCGCCCTCGGAGTGTTCGGCTGGTCGTTCCTTGAAGAGAACATGGACAAGGTCAAGGGCGCCTCGATCAACGGCGTCAAGCCGTCGCCCCAGACGATCTCGGACGGCTCCTATCCGCTGGCCCGTTCGCTCTACATCTACGTCAAGAAGGCCAATCTCGGCGTGACGCCGGGCCTGAACGAGTTCGTGACGGAGTTCACCTCGGACGCCGCTACGGGTCGCGGTGGCTATCTGCAGGGTCGCGGTCTGATCCCGCTGCCCCCCGGCCAGCACGAAAACAACAAGAACGTCGTCAAGAACAAGACCACGATGGCGCGTCCGGCTTCGTAA